From a single Maniola hyperantus chromosome 3, iAphHyp1.2, whole genome shotgun sequence genomic region:
- the Acox3 gene encoding peroxisomal acyl-coenzyme A oxidase 3 — protein MMESSRKMVSDEDLKLYFPDLPSGPLDGYRKRGSFSWRRMKLAYDNLATIKLKHEVWTFMETHPLFQHSDTSLTLDEERNIAVKRMYAVHNEKFTELAKIVEEPRIVQAEAEAMFMFDSSLAIKKSLTFGMFANTIRGSGRPHQYKFVEDNEQAKIGGCFALTEVAHGSNAKGMRTTATYCPEKKQFIMHSADFEAAKFWVGSLGKCSTHAIVYAMLISKGTNHGLHSFIVPIRDPKTLKPFPGVIVGDIGEKIGLNGVDNGFVMFNNYPIPKELALDKFGGVDDSGEYKSPFRDPSKRFGASLGALSGGRVMITSISTNYLQKAIVIATRYSAVRKQFGAENAVEETPVLEYQQQQIRLLPYLAATFALRIFCTWFGTVLVNITVDNYAGRQDELAAARGIEMHALSSAVKPVCGWIARDGIQNCREACGGHGYLKAAGIGDLRNENDANCTYEGENSLLLQQNSNWLLTVWPRRHQIKIDLESPLGSLQFLDNADQVLKTTCPWRTVDELIEPYNLTEMYKWLTAYMLQTTYEKVSKLKREGADNLTAKNDSQSYNAVMLSVIYGENYILNHFYKTAKSFEDEACKKVLLKMVSLYGAFLIEKHMATLYIGGYFTLDQGLHLREGILKLCSELVPEAVTLTDTLAPPDFCMKSVLGMSDGEAYKHLQNRVMTFPGAMTRPAWWRDVVYWDSYIPSKL, from the exons ATGATGGAGTCTTCAAGAAAGATGGTTTCTGATGAAGATTTAAAACTCTATTTTCCGGATTTACCGAGTGGGCCGTTGGATGGATATAGAAAAAGAGGTTCGTTTAGTTGGCGCCGTATGAAACTTGCTTACGACAATTTGGCCACAATAAAATTGAAA CATGAAGTCTGGACTTTCATGGAGACGCATCCCTTGTTTCAACATTCAGATACTTCCCTCACTTTGGATGAAGAAAGGAACATAGCAGTGAAAAGAATGTACGCTGTACACAATGAGAAGTTTACAGAATTAGCAAAg ATTGTGGAAGAGCCGAGGATAGTCCAAGCCGAAGCAGAGGCAATGTTTATGTTTGACAGTTCACTCGCCATAAAGAAATCCCTTACTTTTGGCATGTTTGCTAACACAATCAGAGGTAGCGGACGACCACACCAGTACAAATTTGTGGAAGATAATGAACAAGCTAAGATCGGTGGTTGTTTTGCTTTAACCGAGGTTGCGCATGGGTCTAACGCGAAGGGAATGCGGACCACAGCAACTTATTGCCCAGAAAAGAAACAGTTTATCATGCATTCAGCTGATTTTGAAGCTGCAAAGTTCTGGGTGGGATCATTAG GTAAATGCTCGACTCACGCAATAGTATACGCAATGCTCATATCGAAGGGTACCAACCACGGTTTACACTCTTTCATTGTGCCTATCAGAGACCCGAAGACGTTGAAGCCATTCCCAGGGGTCATTGTTGGCGATATAGGAGAGAAGATCGGGCTGAATGGCGTTGATAATGG GTTTGTAATGTTCAATAACTACCCCATCCCTAAGGAGCTAGCTTTGGACAAGTTCGGAGGAGTGGACGACAGTGGAGAATATAAGTCGCCCTTCAGAGACCCCAGCAAGAGGTTTGGTGCATCCTTAGGCGCTTTATCTG GTGGTCGTGTGATGATAACGTCGATATCAACCAACTACCTTCAGAAAGCGATAGTGATTGCGACTCGGTACTCGGCCGTTAGGAAACAGTTCGGTGCTGAGAATGCCGTCGAGGAAACACCCGTACTGGAATATCAGCAacag CAAATTCGTCTACTGCCATACTTGGCAGCGACGTTTGCGCTCAGAATATTCTGCACATGGTTCGGCACCGTGCTTGTTAACATTACTGTTGACAACTACGCGG gtAGACAAGACGAGCTGGCAGCGGCGCGCGGTATAGAAATGCACGCGTTGTCGTCCGCAGTGAAACCTGTCTGCGGCTGGATCGCTAGAGACGGCATCCAGAACTGCAGGGAGGCTTGCGGGGGACATGGCTACTTGAAAG CGGCGGGTATAGGCGACTTGCGCAACGAAAACGACGCCAACTGCACCTATGAAGGGGAGAACAGCCTGCTGTTGCAGCAGAACAGCAACTGGCTGCTCACCGTGTGGCCCAGGCGACACCAGATCAAGATAGACCTGGAGTCGCCGCTGGGGTCGCTGCAGTTTCTGGACAATGCGGACCAGGTGCTGAAGACGACCTGCCCGTGGAGAACTGTGGATGAGCTTATTGAGCCTTATA ACCTAACAGAGATGTACAAATGGCTAACAGCGTATATGCTACAGACAACCTACGAAAAGGTGTCCAAACTGAAACGTGAGGGTGCGGACAACCTCACAGCCAAGAATGACTCCCAGTCGTACAATGCTGTCATGTTATCTGTCATATATGGAGAG aacTACATTCTAAACCATTTCTACAAAACGGCGAAATCCTTTGAAGACGAAGCTTGCAAGAAGGTTCTACTCAAAATGGTTTCCTTATATGGAGCATTCCTTATTGAAAAGCATATGGCGACTTTGTACATT GGTGGTTACTTCACATTGGACCAAGGCCTGCACCTGCGGGAAGGCATCCTCAAGTTATGCTCGGAGTTGGTACCGGAGGCGGTTACATTGACCGATACTCTGGCACCGCCTGACTTCTGCATGAAATCCGTACTCGGCATGTCTGATGGAGAG